Proteins from one Pongo abelii isolate AG06213 chromosome 19, NHGRI_mPonAbe1-v2.0_pri, whole genome shotgun sequence genomic window:
- the KCNJ12 gene encoding ATP-sensitive inward rectifier potassium channel 12, which translates to MTAASRANPYSIVSSEEDGLHLVTMSGANGFGNGKVHTRRRCRNRFVKKNGQCNIEFANMDEKSQRYLADMFTTCVDIRWRYMLLIFSLAFLASWLLFGVIFWVIAVAHGDLEPAEGRGRTPCVMQVHGFMAAFLFSIETQTTIGYGLRCVTEECPVAVFMVVAQSIVGCIIDSFMIGAIMAKMARPKKRAQTLLFSHNAVVALRDGKLCLMWRVGNLRKSHIVEAHVRAQLIKPRVTEEGEYIPLDQIDIDVGFDKGLDRIFLVSPITILHEIDEASPLFGISRQDLETDDFEIVVILEGMVEATAMTTQARSSYLANEILWGHRFEPVLFEEKNQYKIDYSHFHKTYEVPSTPRCSAKDLVENKFLLPSANSFCYENELAFLSRDEEDEADGDQDGRSRDGLSPQARHDFDRLQAGGGALEQRPYRRESEI; encoded by the coding sequence ATGACCGCAGCCAGCCGGGCCAACCCCTACAGCATCGTGTCATCGGAGGAGGACGGGCTGCACCTGGTCACCATGTCGGGCGCCAACGGCTTCGGCAACGGCAAGGTGCACACGCGGCGCAGGTGCCGCAACCGCTTCGTCAAGAAGAATGGCCAGTGCAACATTGAGTTCGCCAACATGGACGAGAAGTCCCAGCGCTACCTGGCTGACATGTTCACCACCTGTGTGGACATCCGCTGGCGCTACATGCTGCTCATCTTCTCGCTGGCCTTCCTTGCCTCCTGGCTGCTGTTCGGCGTCATCTTCTGGGTCATCGCTGTGGCACACGGTGACCTGGAGCCGGCTGAGGGCCGCGGCCGCACACCCTGTGTGATGCAGGTGCACGGCTTCATGGCGGCCTTCCTCTTCTCCATCGAGACGCAGACCACCATCGGCTACGGGCTGCGCTGTGTGACGGAGGAGTGCCCGGTGGCCGTCTTCATGGTGGTGGCCCAGTCCATCGTGGGCTGCATCATCGACTCCTTCATGATTGGTGCCATCATGGCCAAGATGGCAAGGCCCAAGAAGCGGGCACAGACGCTGCTGTTCAGCCACAACGCCGTGGTGGCTCTGCGtgacggcaagctctgcctcatgTGGCGTGTGGGCAACCTGCGCAAGAGCCACATTGTGGAGGCCCATGTGCGCGCGCAGCTCATCAAGCCGCGGGTCACCGAGGAGGGCGAGTACATCCCGCTGGACCAGATCGACATCGATGTGGGCTTCGACAAGGGCCTGGACCGCATCTTTCTGGTGTCGCCCATCACCATCCTGCACGAGATTGACGAGGCCAGCCCGCTGTTCGGCATCAGCCGGCAGGACCTGGAGACGGACGACTTTGAGATCGTGGTCATCCTGGAAGGCATGGTGGAGGCCACAGCCATGACCACCCAGGCCCGCAGCTCCTACCTGGCCAATGAGATCCTGTGGGGTCACCGCTTTGAGCCTGTGCTCTTCGAGGAGAAGAACCAGTACAAGATCGACTACTCGCACTTCCACAAGACCTATGAGGTGCCCTCTACGCCCCGCTGCAGTGCGAAGGATCTGGTGGAGAACAAGTTCCTGCTGCCCAGCGCCAACTCCTTCTGCTACGAGAACGAGCTGGCCTTCCTGAGCCGTGACGAGGAGGATGAGGCGGACGGAGACCAGGACGGCCGAAGCCGGGACGGCCTCAGCCCCCAGGCCAGGCATGACTTTGACAGACTCCAGGCTGGCGGTGGGGCCCTGGAGCAGCGGCCCTACAGACGGGAGTCAGAGATCTGA